One Ascaphus truei isolate aAscTru1 chromosome 9, aAscTru1.hap1, whole genome shotgun sequence genomic region harbors:
- the GPR68 gene encoding G-protein coupled receptor 68, translating to MENITGENPDGNFTTCVIDHRIHQTLFPVVYVLVFGIGLPANCLSLYYGYLQIKANNELGIYLCNLTVADLLYIFSLPFWLQYMLQHDNWTYNETMCKICGILLYENIYISIGFLCCISVDRYLALVHPFRFYQLKTMKTALLVSMVIWLKELMTSYFLFTHGEVSKDPDSHVVCFEHYPIKSWEHSINYYRFFAGFLFPIFLLLFSYRYIINVVRNSQGTQTKIKVQIKKLVLSSVVIVMVCFGPYHVLLVIRSLFEKNCLFAARIFNFYHFSLLLTSLNCAADPLLYCFASENTYKDFVRLKVCCFTFLRCVKVERKESHELNTSEKHEPAQNEPGVLYKPVSSADSDGNGMEESPA from the coding sequence ATGGAGAACATTACAGGAGAAAATCCAGACGGGAATTTCACTACTTGCGTCATTGACCACAGAATTCACCAGACTTTGTTCCCGGTGGTTTACGTCCTGGTGTTTGGCATTGGTCTCCCAGCCAATTGCCTGTCGCTGTACTACGGGTATTTACAGATTAAGGCCAATAATGAACTTGGCATATACCTGTGCAACCTGACGGTGGCAGACCTGCTGTACATCTTCTCCCTGCCCTTCTGGCTACAATATATGTTGCAACATGATAACTGGACGTACAATGAAACCATGTGCAAAATCTGTGGCATCCTCCTATATGAGAACATCTACATCAGCATTGGGTTCCTTTGCTGCATCTCCGTTGACCGCTACCTGGCATTAGTTCACCCTTTCAGGTTCTATCAGCTGAAGACAATGAAGACCGCTCTGCTGGTCAGCATGGTAATCTGGCTCAAGGAACTAATGACCAGCTACTTCTTATTCACACATGGGGAAGTCAGCAAAGACCCAGATAGCCACGTCGTCTGCTTTGAACACTATCCCATCAAATCCTGGGAGCACAGTATTAATTACTATCGCTTCTTTGCTGGGTTCCTTTTCCCCATCTTTTTGCTGCTGTTTTCGTACCGTTACATAATTAATGTGGTTCGAAATAGCCAAGGAACTCAGACGAAGATTAAAGTCCAGATCAAAAAGCTGGTCCTTAGCAGTGTGGTCATCGTTATGGTCTGCTTTGGGCCATACCACGTGCTGCTGGTCATACGAAGTTTGTTTGAGAAAAATTGTTTGTTTGCTGCTAGAATCTTCAATTTTTACCACTTCTCCCTCTTGCTGACCAGTCTGAACTGTGCTGCAGATCCGCTGCTGTACTGTTTTGCCAGTGAGAACACCTACAAGGACTTTGTAAGGTTGAAAGTCTGTTGCTTCACGTTCTTGCGGTGTGTAAAGGTTGAAAGGAAGGAGTCCCATGAATTAAACACTTCAGAAAAGCATGAACCTGCCCAGAACGAACCAGGTGTTCTTTATAAACCGGTCTCTAGCGCTGACTCCGATGGGAATGGAATGGAAGAATCTCCTGCATGA